Proteins encoded in a region of the Clostridium beijerinckii genome:
- a CDS encoding flavin reductase family protein: MSFKEIEIKNLNINPFTLIGHEWLLITAGTENKFNTMTASWGGLGVFWGKNSATVYIRPGRYTKQFVDSNDTFTLSFFSEEYRKALNICGSLSGRDNNKVEKANLTPIFDENNTYFKEAKMVVVCKKMYHTEIKPENFDNPSFDEKIYPEKDYHTIYIGEIVKVLVNE; encoded by the coding sequence ATGTCATTCAAAGAAATTGAAATTAAAAACCTAAATATAAATCCATTCACTCTCATCGGACACGAGTGGTTATTAATCACAGCTGGTACTGAAAATAAATTTAATACCATGACTGCAAGTTGGGGAGGACTAGGCGTATTCTGGGGTAAAAACTCAGCTACTGTATACATTAGACCTGGACGTTACACAAAACAATTTGTAGATTCAAATGATACATTTACATTATCATTTTTTAGCGAAGAATACAGAAAAGCTTTAAATATTTGTGGAAGTCTTTCTGGACGAGATAATAACAAAGTTGAAAAAGCAAATTTAACTCCAATTTTTGATGAGAATAATACTTACTTTAAAGAAGCTAAAATGGTGGTAGTATGCAAAAAAATGTATCATACAGAAATTAAACCTGAAAACTTTGATAATCCTTCTTTTGATGAGAAAATTTATCCTGAAAAAGATTATCACACAATTTATATTGGAGAAATCGTAAAAGTATTG